The following are from one region of the Acomys russatus chromosome 32, mAcoRus1.1, whole genome shotgun sequence genome:
- the Ucn2 gene encoding urocortin-2, whose amino-acid sequence MMTGWALVMLMVLMLGRVLFVPGTPIPTFQLLPQNYLETAPYSVASESPSATTTGPSAFRSKSKATPHLGTRVTLSLDVPIGLLQILLEQSRSKAARDQAATNAQILARVGRR is encoded by the coding sequence ATGATGACCGGGTGGGCACTGGTGATGCTCATGGTCCTGATGTTGGGTAGGGTCCTGTTCGTGCCAGGGACCCCTATCCCCACCTTCCAGCTCCTCCCTCAGAACTATCTGGAGACAGCTCCCTACTCTGTAGCCTCGGAGAGCCCCTCAGCTACCACCACAGGGCCCTCAGCTTTCCGGAGCAAGTCTAAAGCCACTCCTCACCTGGGCACACGGGTCACACTCTCCTTGGATGTCCCCATTGGTCTCCTGCAGATCCTCCTGGAGCAGTCTCGGAGCAAGGCTGCCAGGGATCAGGCTGCCACTAACGCCCAAATACTGGCCCGCGTTGGCCGCCGCTGA